In Balearica regulorum gibbericeps isolate bBalReg1 chromosome 14, bBalReg1.pri, whole genome shotgun sequence, one genomic interval encodes:
- the SKP1 gene encoding S-phase kinase-associated protein 1 yields the protein MPSIKLQSSDGEIFEVDVEIAKQSVTIKTMLEDLGMDDEGDDDPVPLPNVNAAILKKVIQWCTHHKDDPPPPEDDENKEKRTDDIPVWDQEFLKVDQGTLFELILAANYLDIKGLLDVTCKTVANMIKGKTPEEIRKTFNIKNDFTEEEEAQVRKENQWCEEK from the exons ATGCCTTCAATTAAACTGCAGAGTTCAGATGGAGAAATCTTTGAAGTTGATGTTGAAATTGCAAAACAGTCTGTAACTATAAAGACTATGCTGGAAG ATTTGGGAATGGATGATGAAGGTGATGATGACCCAGTCCCTCTTCCAAATGTTAATGCAGCTATCTTAAAAAAG GTGATTCAGTGGTGCACCCATCACAAGGATGATCCACCTCCTCCTGAGGATgatgagaacaaagaaaaaagaacagatgaCATCCCTGTGTGGGATCAAGAGTTTCTGAAAGTAGACCAAGGAACGCTTTTTGAACTTATCCTG GCTGCAAATTACTTGGACATCAAAGGTTTGCTTGATGTCACATGCAAGACAGTTGCAAACATGATCAAGGGAAAAACTCCAGAAGAAATTCGCAAGACATTCAATATTAAGAATGACTTcactgaggaggaagaagcacaG GTACGTAAAGAGAACCAGTGGTGTGAAGAGAAGTGA